The Sulfitobacter donghicola DSW-25 = KCTC 12864 = JCM 14565 genome has a segment encoding these proteins:
- a CDS encoding shikimate dehydrogenase, whose amino-acid sequence MTELSRIPLAGVIGSPIAHSKSPQLHQHWLKHYGIAGHYIPMDVSPENLETVLRTLPKMGFVGVNLTIPHKEKVMEIADLITDRAILIGAANTLIFRKDGKIHADNTDGYGFLENLKSGAPHWNPRSGPAAVLGAGGAARAVISSLLEAGVPEILLSNRTRVRAEKLQQDFGSRVRVYDWVQAGNMVDDASLLVNTTSLGMIGKAELRVPLDGLRPETVVTDLVYTPLKTKMLTTAEEYGCITVDGLGMLLHQAVPGFERWFGQRPEVDRASRAAALR is encoded by the coding sequence ATGACCGAACTATCCCGTATTCCTTTGGCTGGGGTCATTGGCTCGCCGATTGCACATTCCAAATCTCCTCAGCTTCACCAACATTGGCTAAAGCACTATGGAATTGCTGGGCACTATATCCCTATGGATGTTTCGCCTGAAAATTTGGAAACCGTTTTGCGGACTCTCCCCAAGATGGGTTTTGTTGGTGTAAATCTGACGATCCCCCATAAGGAAAAGGTTATGGAAATCGCGGATCTGATCACAGATCGCGCGATCCTGATTGGGGCAGCTAACACGTTGATTTTTCGCAAAGACGGGAAAATTCATGCAGATAATACAGATGGTTACGGGTTTCTTGAAAACCTGAAATCTGGTGCACCTCATTGGAATCCGCGCTCTGGGCCGGCGGCTGTTTTGGGCGCTGGCGGTGCTGCCCGTGCGGTGATTTCATCGTTGTTAGAAGCAGGCGTTCCAGAGATCCTTTTGTCAAACCGCACGCGGGTTCGTGCAGAAAAACTGCAACAGGACTTTGGCAGCCGCGTGCGCGTTTATGACTGGGTCCAAGCAGGCAATATGGTTGATGATGCTTCTTTGTTGGTAAACACAACCTCTCTCGGCATGATTGGTAAAGCAGAATTGCGCGTACCGCTGGATGGGTTGCGGCCCGAAACAGTTGTGACTGATCTGGTCTATACGCCGCTAAAAACAAAGATGCTGACAACTGCCGAAGAATACGGATGCATCACGGTTGATGGTTTGGGCATGCTGCTGCACCAAGCCGTGCCAGGGTTTGAGCGTTGGTTTGGCCAGCGTCCCGAAGTTGACCGCGCCAGCCGAGCGGCGGCTTTGCGCTAA
- a CDS encoding CopD family protein, which produces MGDFLIMAYPWVKGFHIISVISWMAALFYLPRLMVHHTEQVGLEGKTHKIFAMMEYKLAKVIMNPAMMSTWLFGLLLVATPSIVYWGDIWPWTKGASVIAMTVFHIWLMRRMRGFQRGENTVTGRQYRMMNEVPTLLMIIIVFSVTVKF; this is translated from the coding sequence ATGGGTGATTTTCTGATCATGGCCTACCCTTGGGTGAAGGGCTTTCATATCATCTCTGTCATCTCATGGATGGCAGCCTTGTTCTATCTTCCCCGTTTAATGGTTCACCATACGGAACAGGTCGGCCTAGAGGGTAAGACCCACAAGATTTTTGCAATGATGGAATACAAACTGGCAAAGGTCATCATGAATCCTGCAATGATGTCGACGTGGCTGTTTGGTCTGCTTTTGGTTGCAACACCCAGTATTGTTTACTGGGGTGACATTTGGCCATGGACGAAAGGCGCATCTGTCATTGCAATGACAGTTTTCCATATCTGGTTGATGCGCCGCATGCGGGGGTTCCAACGGGGCGAAAACACAGTGACAGGGCGCCAATACAGGATGATGAACGAGGTTCCGACCTTGCTTATGATTATCATCGTATTCTCGGTGACGGTTAAGTTCTGA
- the rho gene encoding transcription termination factor Rho, producing MTLEKLNLADLKAKSPKSLLAMAEELEIENASTMRKGEMMFQILRERADEGWEISGDGVIEVLQDGFGFLRSPEANYLPGPDDIYVSPDMIRQHSLRTGDTIEGLIKAPDDNERYFALTQVTQINFEEPEKARHKVAFENLTPLYPDERLNMEVDDPTVKDRSARIIDLVAPIGKGQRSLITAPPRTGKTVLLQNIANSIEKNHPECYLIVLLIDERPEEVTDMQRSVKGEVVSSTFDEPPSRHVAVSDMVIEKAKRLVEHKRDVVILLDSITRLGRAFNTVVPSSGKVLTGGVDANALQRPKRFFGAARNIEEGGSLTIIATALIDTGSRMDEVIFEEFKGTGNSEIILDRKIADKRVFPAIDILKSGTRKEDLLIDKVDLQKTFVLRRILNPMGTTDAIEFLISKLKQTKTNSDFFDSMNT from the coding sequence ATGACACTTGAGAAACTCAATCTTGCCGACCTAAAGGCGAAATCTCCGAAAAGCCTGCTGGCCATGGCCGAAGAGCTAGAGATTGAAAACGCATCCACCATGCGTAAAGGCGAGATGATGTTCCAAATTCTGCGCGAACGCGCGGATGAGGGGTGGGAAATTTCTGGCGATGGTGTGATTGAAGTGTTGCAAGACGGGTTTGGTTTCTTGCGCTCTCCCGAAGCGAACTACCTTCCTGGTCCAGATGATATTTACGTGTCACCTGACATGATCCGCCAGCACTCCTTGCGCACTGGGGATACCATCGAAGGGTTGATTAAAGCCCCAGATGATAACGAGCGCTACTTTGCGCTTACTCAGGTTACGCAAATCAACTTTGAAGAACCAGAAAAGGCCCGTCATAAGGTTGCGTTTGAAAACCTCACGCCGCTTTACCCTGATGAGCGTCTGAACATGGAAGTAGATGATCCGACGGTCAAAGACCGTTCAGCGCGGATTATTGATCTGGTTGCGCCAATTGGTAAGGGCCAGCGTTCGCTGATTACTGCTCCGCCACGGACAGGTAAAACGGTTCTGTTGCAGAATATCGCCAACTCGATCGAGAAAAATCACCCTGAGTGCTATTTGATCGTTCTGTTGATTGATGAACGGCCAGAGGAAGTTACGGACATGCAGCGCTCGGTTAAGGGTGAGGTTGTGTCCTCTACCTTTGATGAGCCGCCATCGCGCCACGTGGCTGTATCTGACATGGTTATCGAAAAAGCCAAGCGTCTGGTCGAGCACAAGCGCGATGTTGTCATTTTGTTGGATTCGATTACCCGTCTGGGCCGCGCGTTCAACACTGTTGTGCCGTCTTCTGGTAAAGTTCTGACAGGTGGTGTGGATGCCAATGCTCTGCAGCGCCCTAAACGGTTCTTTGGTGCTGCCCGTAACATCGAAGAAGGTGGATCGCTGACAATCATTGCAACCGCGCTGATTGATACAGGATCACGGATGGACGAAGTGATCTTTGAAGAATTCAAAGGTACTGGTAACTCGGAAATCATTCTGGATCGTAAGATTGCCGACAAGCGCGTCTTCCCTGCGATTGATATTCTGAAGTCGGGTACGCGGAAAGAAGACCTGCTGATCGACAAGGTTGACCTGCAAAAGACATTTGTCTTGCGTCGTATCCTCAACCCAATGGGGACAACGGATGCGATTGAATTCCTGATTTCGAAGCTGAAACAGACCAAGACAAATTCAGACTTCTTCGACTCGATGAATACGTAA
- a CDS encoding Maf family protein has protein sequence MSVHIVLASGSTIRTKMLSQAAVYHKVQVARVDEEMIKASLLAEDLKPRDIADALADLKAAKISEKNPGSLVIGCDQVLEHNGNLLSKPETKDQALEQLKSLRGDRHTLLSAAVIYEDGKPQWRHIGVVRLRMRDASDDYLSDYVERNWHSIQHAVGAYKLEEEGVRLFSRIEGDYFNVLGMPLLEILNYLTLRGDIAQ, from the coding sequence ATGAGTGTCCACATCGTCCTCGCCTCTGGATCAACTATTCGGACCAAGATGCTTAGCCAAGCTGCGGTTTACCACAAGGTTCAGGTTGCGCGGGTTGACGAAGAGATGATCAAAGCGTCTCTCTTAGCCGAGGATCTAAAGCCCCGTGATATTGCGGATGCTTTAGCCGATTTAAAAGCAGCAAAGATCAGCGAAAAGAACCCCGGTTCTTTGGTCATCGGCTGTGATCAGGTGCTGGAACATAATGGTAATCTGCTGAGCAAGCCAGAAACCAAAGACCAAGCACTAGAACAGCTGAAATCGTTGCGGGGTGATCGCCATACGCTTTTGTCTGCGGCTGTCATTTATGAAGATGGAAAACCGCAATGGCGCCATATCGGTGTCGTTCGGTTGCGGATGCGTGACGCAAGCGATGATTACTTATCAGACTATGTCGAGCGGAACTGGCACAGCATCCAACATGCCGTAGGTGCCTATAAGCTCGAAGAAGAAGGTGTCAGGCTGTTCTCGCGCATTGAAGGAGATTACTTTAATGTTCTTGGCATGCCTTTGCTGGAAATCCTGAACTACCTTACGTTGCGAGGAGATATCGCCCAATGA
- the coaE gene encoding dephospho-CoA kinase (Dephospho-CoA kinase (CoaE) performs the final step in coenzyme A biosynthesis.), with protein sequence MFLLGLTGSIGMGKSTTAKMFQELGCAVWDADAAVHRLYSKNGLAVEPFSKVFPESFVNGEVSRPALKQIIQSDPSALKRIETIVHPLVAKDRADFLADVKSDIVVLDIPLLFETGGDAAMDATACVFVDDETQEARVLERGTMTRDQFLAIKAKQMPAAEKCAKSTYVIQTDTLEHATSQVQKVVSTIRSQLNA encoded by the coding sequence ATGTTTCTTTTGGGGCTTACCGGATCGATCGGTATGGGTAAATCGACGACGGCAAAGATGTTCCAAGAGCTGGGATGCGCTGTCTGGGACGCTGACGCGGCGGTCCATCGTCTTTATTCGAAAAACGGTCTGGCGGTTGAGCCGTTTTCAAAGGTTTTCCCTGAATCCTTCGTAAACGGCGAGGTTTCCCGCCCTGCCCTCAAACAAATCATCCAGAGCGATCCAAGCGCACTCAAAAGAATCGAAACCATTGTGCATCCTTTGGTCGCCAAGGATCGCGCTGATTTTCTGGCCGATGTTAAATCTGATATCGTCGTTCTGGATATCCCTCTTTTGTTTGAAACGGGGGGGGATGCAGCAATGGATGCAACCGCATGTGTATTTGTGGATGATGAAACGCAGGAAGCACGGGTATTGGAACGGGGCACGATGACCCGTGATCAGTTTCTGGCGATAAAAGCCAAACAGATGCCCGCCGCAGAGAAATGTGCAAAATCTACCTACGTTATTCAGACAGACACGCTTGAACACGCGACGTCGCAGGTTCAAAAGGTCGTTTCAACCATTCGGAGCCAGCTAAATGCGTGA
- the dnaQ gene encoding DNA polymerase III subunit epsilon, translating into MREIVLDTETTGFDPQTGDRIVEIGAVELMGHVATGKTYHQYINPEREMPAEAFEVHGLGDEFLRDKPKFAAVGQAFLDFVGDSKMIIHNAAFDMKFLNFELAKMGLRQLPWEQAIDTLAIARKKFPGSPSSLDALCRRFGIDNSSRTLHGALLDSEILAEVYLELIGGKQPDFGLSTQAAPKAGEPSAEWSPRPRPTPLASRLSEKENAAHAEFVSKLGGDALWLKD; encoded by the coding sequence ATGCGTGAGATCGTTCTTGATACGGAAACCACAGGGTTTGATCCGCAAACAGGTGACCGCATTGTAGAAATCGGCGCGGTAGAGCTGATGGGTCACGTGGCAACGGGAAAGACCTATCATCAGTATATCAACCCCGAACGCGAAATGCCTGCTGAAGCCTTTGAAGTACACGGCTTGGGGGATGAATTTTTACGGGATAAGCCCAAATTTGCAGCAGTAGGTCAGGCGTTTCTGGATTTTGTTGGCGACAGCAAGATGATCATCCATAACGCTGCCTTTGATATGAAATTCCTGAACTTTGAGCTGGCTAAAATGGGGCTGCGGCAACTCCCGTGGGAGCAGGCGATTGATACCCTCGCAATTGCGCGCAAAAAATTTCCCGGATCGCCATCGTCACTGGATGCTCTGTGCCGTCGCTTTGGCATTGATAATTCGTCCAGAACGCTGCACGGCGCCTTGCTGGATAGTGAAATTCTGGCCGAGGTCTACCTAGAGCTTATCGGGGGTAAGCAACCCGATTTCGGGCTGTCAACGCAGGCTGCCCCAAAAGCAGGTGAACCAAGCGCCGAGTGGTCGCCCCGCCCGCGGCCAACACCGCTTGCGTCACGTCTCAGTGAAAAAGAAAACGCCGCCCATGCTGAGTTTGTCAGCAAGTTGGGCGGCGATGCATTGTGGCTAAAAGACTAG